The proteins below come from a single Marinifilum sp. JC120 genomic window:
- a CDS encoding type II toxin-antitoxin system HipA family toxin gives MSPAESNHKRLDVYCDFGTERHHVGVLAQRESDIYFEYTDDFIETGLEISPIKLPIKTKFVKCNSPFESLPGVFYDSLPDGWGRLLMERLLRSKGIHPSRITPLDRLAYVGLNGLGALEYEPAVSQPDLRELSLDEIAGYARNVLDEELAGTPNEVLEALLHLNGSSAGARPKVLVNRCSDGTMKCFSMTSGGARSCPDETSEPWMVKFPNTQDGKSSGALEFVYSIMARNAGIKMPETDLLPSSDGPGYFGIKRFDVSGTERFHMHTACGLLEADYRVPALDYQDLIKLAYILTRNQQEVEKVYRLAVFNVFAHNRDDHGKNFTFLMDKAGEWTFSPAYDLTYSHGPNGEQSTMVMGEGRNPGKEHLVDLAAVANVSDKKAEQIIGQVKGSLSEFAKLADEYGVSAELKAEVLLHLSS, from the coding sequence ATGAGTCCAGCAGAAAGTAATCATAAACGGCTTGATGTGTATTGTGATTTCGGTACAGAGCGGCATCATGTTGGGGTTCTTGCTCAACGGGAAAGTGATATTTACTTCGAGTACACGGACGATTTCATCGAAACCGGTCTTGAAATATCCCCCATTAAGCTACCGATTAAAACGAAATTCGTGAAGTGCAACTCGCCTTTTGAATCCCTGCCCGGTGTATTCTATGACTCTCTTCCTGATGGATGGGGCCGATTGCTCATGGAAAGGTTGCTCCGGTCAAAGGGGATTCACCCCAGTCGGATCACTCCGTTGGACAGGCTGGCTTATGTAGGTCTCAACGGGCTAGGTGCACTTGAATATGAGCCTGCTGTCTCTCAGCCAGATTTACGGGAATTGAGCCTTGATGAAATTGCTGGTTATGCCCGTAATGTGCTGGATGAAGAACTTGCCGGAACTCCGAATGAAGTGCTTGAAGCTTTGCTGCATCTGAATGGCTCTTCAGCAGGGGCAAGACCTAAGGTGCTGGTCAACAGGTGTTCCGATGGGACTATGAAGTGTTTTTCCATGACAAGCGGTGGAGCAAGGTCATGTCCAGATGAGACTTCGGAACCGTGGATGGTGAAGTTTCCGAATACTCAGGATGGCAAGAGCAGTGGGGCTCTTGAATTTGTTTATTCCATCATGGCCCGTAATGCCGGAATAAAGATGCCGGAAACGGATCTTTTGCCTTCCAGCGATGGACCGGGGTATTTTGGCATCAAACGGTTTGATGTCTCCGGCACTGAAAGATTTCACATGCATACTGCCTGCGGTCTTCTTGAAGCTGACTACCGAGTCCCGGCTTTGGATTATCAGGATCTGATAAAACTGGCCTACATTCTGACCAGAAACCAGCAGGAAGTTGAGAAGGTTTACCGGCTGGCTGTTTTCAACGTGTTTGCCCACAACCGTGATGACCATGGCAAAAACTTTACCTTTTTGATGGATAAAGCCGGAGAATGGACTTTTTCCCCTGCCTATGACCTGACGTATTCTCATGGTCCCAACGGAGAGCAGTCCACCATGGTGATGGGTGAAGGGCGAAATCCGGGAAAAGAACATCTGGTTGATCTGGCAGCAGTTGCCAATGTAAGCGATAAAAAGGCTGAGCAGATTATTGGACAGGTTAAGGGTAGTTTGTCGGAATTTGCAAAGCTGGCAGATGAGTATGGGGTCTCTGCGGAATTGAAGGCAGAAGTCCTTTTGCATCTCAGCAGTTAA
- a CDS encoding XRE family transcriptional regulator has protein sequence MRNIREERLIRNWTQKMLSERSGVSLSTLRKFEQTGKISLESFVKICFCLDLLDELIKVTEPRSQEFTSMDQVLEKPTIKQRQRARGK, from the coding sequence ATGCGCAATATTCGGGAAGAAAGGCTGATCCGTAACTGGACTCAAAAGATGCTTTCTGAAAGGTCTGGTGTATCGCTCTCCACTCTCAGGAAGTTTGAGCAGACCGGCAAGATCTCTTTGGAGTCCTTCGTCAAGATTTGCTTTTGCCTTGATCTCCTTGACGAGCTGATAAAAGTCACTGAACCAAGATCGCAGGAGTTTACCTCCATGGATCAGGTGCTTGAGAAGCCCACAATCAAACAACGACAGCGAGCCAGAGGAAAATGA
- a CDS encoding AAA family ATPase: MSKIKEEIYKLVSVELDAGQVFSGKASGRMVQGFESASSFTPNLDTEYLFHESSRDVVVWFMDSSDPIYLFGPSGSGKTSLIKQLAAKLNYPVFEITGHSRLEFPEMIGHLTVEHGNMEFQYGPLALAMKYGGLFLLNEIDIIDPATAAGLNGILDGEPLCIPENSGEIIPPHPMFRFAATANSNGAADETGLYQGVVRQNLAFMDRFWLCEIGYPTPEAESELLARKVKNLPENIRKKMVEYANSVRKLFMGEASGNLTDTIEVTFSTRTLIRWADLTVRFQPLARQGIQPVTYALDRALGYRASRETRTVLHELAQRIFPMEDESESTS; the protein is encoded by the coding sequence ATGTCAAAAATTAAAGAAGAAATTTATAAGCTGGTTTCCGTTGAGCTTGATGCAGGACAAGTATTCAGCGGTAAGGCTTCTGGTCGTATGGTTCAGGGATTTGAATCTGCTTCATCATTCACGCCAAATCTGGATACTGAATATCTTTTCCATGAATCCAGCCGGGATGTTGTGGTCTGGTTCATGGACAGTTCCGATCCGATCTATCTGTTCGGACCTAGTGGCAGTGGGAAAACCAGTCTTATCAAACAGCTGGCTGCAAAGCTCAATTACCCTGTCTTTGAAATTACTGGTCATAGTCGTCTGGAGTTCCCTGAAATGATCGGTCACCTCACTGTGGAGCATGGCAACATGGAATTCCAGTATGGTCCGCTTGCTCTTGCCATGAAATACGGAGGGCTATTCCTGCTCAATGAGATCGACATCATTGATCCTGCCACAGCTGCTGGCTTGAATGGGATTTTGGATGGTGAGCCGCTCTGCATCCCTGAAAACTCCGGGGAGATTATTCCCCCTCATCCCATGTTCCGTTTTGCCGCTACTGCCAACTCCAACGGCGCAGCCGACGAAACAGGACTTTATCAAGGCGTTGTTCGTCAGAACTTGGCTTTTATGGACCGGTTCTGGCTCTGCGAAATCGGCTATCCCACCCCTGAGGCTGAAAGTGAGCTGCTTGCTCGCAAGGTCAAGAATCTGCCTGAAAATATCCGTAAGAAAATGGTCGAATACGCCAACTCCGTGCGTAAGCTGTTCATGGGCGAAGCATCCGGCAACCTTACAGATACTATTGAAGTAACCTTTTCAACCCGTACTTTGATTCGCTGGGCGGACCTGACTGTCCGCTTTCAGCCTTTAGCCCGTCAGGGAATTCAGCCGGTAACTTATGCCTTAGACCGTGCTCTTGGTTATCGGGCCAGTCGTGAGACTCGCACAGTTCTACATGAACTTGCTCAGCGTATATTTCCGATGGAAGACGAATCAGAATCAACATCATAA
- a CDS encoding DUF3987 domain-containing protein, giving the protein MASIWDKVKDAPDGATEVEIEVESPSSEYLPKKTYDYDDYRRERTAQRNTPSWQFRENHGDRDFIDSVNMEKQYRKAQKDQEDMEKEEDYKAAVEDEKRYLETKEVRPLPNDYRVDDNIPNVFSPKTQKWIDDFSNSFDVHPSVAMALLFGVASIACQGKFKVVRHGNHSELVTLYVLVTMPSGKLKSPMMEAALAPVVELEKELRISSASEISKSKTARKIYTDMIKAEEKKAIKTGAVEVAAETICEIEQKMPPVMFPPKLVLFKFTPEGLESHMHEQGGSIALAGAELGSLKKISADKDDLMLQGWAGESYSYRKRDEEITISNPCLSMLFATQERTSEKLLGKQALCEDGLVSRFTCLVPPDVRRKFGAVTTDEIPQESRDWFRTLVRKIHGIKRHETGWHNFSMPRGGIGQREWDAFYAHTQMIASSDSTPDVLKSYYRKLAGTALRFAGLLHLIEAVGNGTNPDHELSDDSILSGIDIADFFAQHAEVALDISANNSLELAHRVVEHISDHAGEEIKVRDIYRALHVTKDVIEPALFLLERNNYLSLLKFKTSVRCVVNPRLRRRHCR; this is encoded by the coding sequence ATGGCTAGCATTTGGGATAAAGTTAAAGATGCTCCTGATGGAGCAACGGAAGTTGAAATAGAGGTTGAATCTCCCTCGTCGGAGTATCTTCCTAAGAAAACTTATGATTATGATGATTATCGAAGGGAGCGGACTGCACAAAGAAATACCCCCAGCTGGCAGTTTCGTGAAAACCATGGCGATAGAGACTTTATTGATTCTGTCAATATGGAAAAGCAATATCGCAAAGCGCAGAAGGATCAGGAAGACATGGAAAAAGAGGAGGATTACAAAGCTGCCGTCGAAGACGAAAAGCGGTATCTTGAAACTAAGGAAGTACGCCCCCTTCCTAATGATTACAGGGTAGACGACAATATTCCTAATGTCTTTTCGCCTAAGACACAGAAGTGGATTGACGACTTCAGTAACAGCTTTGATGTTCATCCAAGTGTGGCCATGGCCTTGCTCTTCGGAGTTGCATCCATTGCCTGTCAGGGTAAATTCAAAGTTGTCCGCCATGGAAACCATTCTGAACTGGTTACGCTGTATGTATTGGTCACGATGCCTTCAGGTAAACTGAAGTCACCAATGATGGAAGCTGCGCTTGCTCCGGTAGTGGAGCTGGAAAAGGAGTTGCGTATCAGCTCAGCATCGGAAATCAGCAAGAGCAAAACAGCTCGTAAAATCTACACCGATATGATTAAAGCGGAGGAGAAAAAAGCGATTAAGACCGGTGCTGTGGAAGTTGCTGCCGAGACAATATGCGAGATTGAGCAGAAAATGCCTCCTGTCATGTTTCCGCCGAAGCTTGTTTTGTTCAAGTTTACCCCGGAAGGACTTGAAAGCCATATGCATGAGCAGGGCGGATCGATAGCCCTCGCTGGTGCTGAACTGGGGTCTCTCAAGAAGATCTCGGCAGATAAGGATGACCTTATGCTTCAAGGTTGGGCAGGGGAGTCATACTCTTACCGGAAGCGTGACGAAGAAATAACGATTAGCAACCCGTGTTTGTCTATGTTGTTCGCCACTCAGGAAAGAACCTCTGAAAAGCTTCTCGGCAAACAAGCTCTTTGTGAGGACGGCCTTGTCAGCAGGTTTACTTGTCTGGTGCCCCCTGATGTGCGGAGAAAATTCGGTGCTGTCACCACTGATGAAATTCCGCAGGAAAGCAGGGATTGGTTTCGGACTCTTGTCAGAAAGATTCATGGAATTAAGCGTCATGAAACTGGATGGCATAATTTCAGCATGCCCAGAGGGGGGATCGGTCAGCGTGAATGGGATGCTTTTTATGCACACACCCAGATGATCGCTTCTTCTGACTCCACGCCTGATGTTCTTAAGTCCTATTACCGGAAACTGGCAGGAACAGCACTTAGGTTTGCGGGACTCCTTCATTTGATTGAAGCTGTCGGCAACGGCACTAATCCTGACCACGAATTGAGCGATGACAGTATTCTCAGCGGGATTGATATTGCGGACTTTTTCGCTCAGCATGCAGAAGTTGCGCTTGATATATCTGCAAACAATTCGCTTGAGCTCGCCCACAGGGTTGTCGAGCATATCTCCGACCATGCTGGCGAAGAAATCAAGGTGCGGGATATATATCGCGCTTTGCATGTTACGAAAGACGTCATTGAACCGGCCTTGTTTCTTCTGGAGCGGAACAATTACCTCTCGTTACTTAAGTTCAAAACTTCGGTACGTTGCGTGGTCAACCCGAGGCTCAGAAGAAGGCATTGTCGATAA
- a CDS encoding DUF3150 domain-containing protein has translation MESKTRITVLNHILALNLDVNIWSARKKLTPSDFGATQLPPEDLASLGSKRVCNPEDLRIFGTLKSRAVNMLDRHGVRFLGGWAIPEKVADEIVKELTVIEKEFFAAKEDFLSRYDESVQDWIKQHPGWEKLIGSSTVSAEHVRSRIGFKWQFFKLAAPDKKSVKKGLKDEVNNLGSTLFDEVAKSATETWNRCYAGKVKVTHKALSPLRSIYDKLNGLSFIDPRVLPITDLLQTAFNKVPSRGFIRDENLLMLQGVVSLLREPALLMENGQKLLDGATSEGLLESLTAMPNRPIKVTDDAEEASENDPENSKQNLSPQTPTQQIDSHGLW, from the coding sequence ATGGAATCCAAAACCCGCATCACGGTCCTCAACCATATCTTGGCCTTGAATCTGGATGTGAACATCTGGTCGGCTAGAAAGAAGCTCACTCCGTCAGATTTTGGAGCAACGCAATTACCACCGGAAGATTTGGCATCTCTAGGAAGCAAGAGGGTTTGCAATCCTGAAGATCTGCGTATTTTCGGCACACTTAAATCCCGTGCAGTGAACATGCTGGATCGTCACGGAGTGCGGTTCCTTGGTGGCTGGGCCATTCCTGAAAAGGTAGCTGATGAAATCGTGAAAGAACTCACTGTAATTGAAAAGGAATTCTTCGCTGCAAAAGAAGACTTCCTCAGCCGCTATGATGAGTCAGTGCAGGACTGGATCAAACAGCATCCCGGTTGGGAAAAACTAATCGGCAGTTCCACGGTCAGTGCTGAACATGTCCGTTCCCGGATCGGCTTCAAATGGCAGTTTTTCAAGCTTGCAGCACCGGACAAAAAATCAGTGAAAAAGGGACTCAAGGACGAAGTTAACAATCTTGGCTCCACTCTCTTTGATGAAGTTGCCAAGTCAGCCACTGAAACATGGAATCGCTGCTATGCCGGAAAGGTCAAGGTCACGCATAAAGCCCTTTCGCCGTTGCGGTCCATCTACGACAAACTAAACGGCTTATCCTTTATTGACCCCAGAGTTTTGCCCATAACCGACCTGCTCCAGACCGCTTTCAACAAGGTTCCTTCCCGTGGATTTATCCGGGATGAAAATCTGCTCATGTTGCAGGGAGTCGTCTCCCTGCTCAGAGAGCCAGCCCTGTTGATGGAAAATGGACAGAAACTTCTTGATGGAGCCACTTCTGAAGGATTGCTGGAGAGTCTGACAGCAATGCCGAACCGTCCCATTAAAGTGACTGACGATGCTGAAGAAGCATCTGAAAATGACCCTGAAAATTCAAAACAAAATCTCAGCCCACAGACGCCTACTCAACAGATTGATAGTCACGGGTTGTGGTAA
- a CDS encoding ERF family protein — MENFTLCSPEITELAGAMLKVQQTLKPAAKDGQNSFTNSKYASLQSVMSTCKEALLANGIWLTQLPVQVENGNLGLVSKIVHAESGQWQSSLLVMPLSKSDPQGYGSAMTYARRYGLAALIGVVTEHDDDAEGSCRPQNMDNGYDPSRHLGPASSGHQQQPQNKGSSSSNLPRLEGIQYRKENGQNGRSCILATGNTHSQKDSLRKAGFRWDGNRKLWWKYEQAA, encoded by the coding sequence ATGGAAAATTTCACGCTTTGTTCGCCGGAGATAACCGAGCTGGCCGGAGCCATGCTGAAGGTACAGCAGACTTTGAAACCCGCTGCCAAGGATGGACAGAACAGTTTCACCAACAGCAAATATGCCAGCCTCCAGTCTGTTATGAGTACATGCAAAGAGGCTCTGCTTGCCAATGGCATCTGGCTTACTCAGCTGCCCGTGCAGGTTGAAAATGGAAATCTGGGACTTGTCAGCAAGATAGTCCACGCTGAATCAGGTCAGTGGCAATCTTCTTTGCTGGTCATGCCTTTGTCGAAATCTGATCCTCAAGGGTATGGTTCTGCAATGACGTATGCCCGCAGGTATGGACTTGCAGCACTCATCGGTGTGGTTACAGAACATGATGACGATGCTGAAGGCTCATGCCGTCCACAAAACATGGATAATGGATATGATCCATCCAGACATCTGGGACCGGCTTCATCTGGGCATCAACAACAGCCACAGAACAAAGGTAGCTCTTCATCGAATCTGCCTCGCCTTGAAGGGATTCAGTACCGTAAAGAAAATGGACAGAATGGCAGGTCATGCATCTTAGCAACCGGCAATACCCATTCACAGAAGGACTCTTTGCGTAAAGCTGGATTTCGCTGGGATGGCAACCGCAAACTGTGGTGGAAATACGAACAGGCAGCTTAG
- a CDS encoding inovirus Gp2 family protein, translating to MEFNMTVTFEKTYKGNSILTNKEKNQGCKTEILNSMSSILKHTTQKHNKVLCVRMDLRYPSDLCAPDKNKDIQDFASKFSKYFKRQGYDPHYLWVREQSREKHQHYHLMVAVDGNKMQSPYKLLSKAEEVWRSTTGSDQAGLVDHCNISRKGERQANSYMLRRNDPDFDKVYDYCHNRCSYLAKENTKGYAPKRHREFGYSRIPKSID from the coding sequence ATGGAGTTTAATATGACTGTTACTTTTGAAAAAACATATAAAGGGAATTCAATCTTGACAAATAAAGAAAAGAATCAAGGTTGTAAGACTGAGATACTAAATTCAATGAGTTCTATTCTGAAACATACAACACAAAAACACAACAAGGTACTATGTGTAAGGATGGATTTAAGATACCCAAGTGATCTTTGTGCTCCAGATAAGAATAAAGACATCCAAGATTTTGCATCTAAGTTTTCCAAATATTTTAAAAGACAAGGATACGATCCTCACTATCTCTGGGTTCGTGAGCAAAGCAGGGAAAAACATCAGCACTATCACCTTATGGTGGCTGTGGATGGAAACAAAATGCAATCACCCTATAAGCTTTTGAGCAAAGCAGAAGAAGTCTGGAGGTCTACTACTGGGTCTGATCAAGCTGGTCTTGTGGATCACTGCAACATATCCCGTAAGGGAGAACGTCAGGCGAATAGTTACATGTTACGGAGAAATGATCCTGATTTTGATAAAGTCTATGATTACTGTCATAATCGGTGCAGTTATTTGGCTAAAGAAAACACCAAGGGGTATGCACCAAAACGACATAGAGAATTCGGTTATTCAAGGATTCCCAAAAGTATTGATTAA
- a CDS encoding helix-turn-helix domain-containing protein, giving the protein MNFTPERRFSDIPHSSTLQFKREEHIVSDLLEKIGSRIRALRTANDLSQQKMAELAEISYKYLGEIERGQVNLSVEILIKISNALHVDPAEILAMESTDDSSLSRAKFLLSELSEQDIKRAIDLLEALKKHAN; this is encoded by the coding sequence ATAAATTTTACCCCTGAAAGAAGGTTTTCAGACATCCCCCACTCCTCCACACTACAATTCAAACGAGAGGAGCATATTGTGTCAGATTTATTGGAAAAAATTGGGTCAAGAATCAGGGCCCTCAGAACTGCCAATGATTTAAGCCAGCAAAAAATGGCTGAACTAGCAGAAATAAGTTACAAATATCTTGGTGAGATAGAGAGAGGGCAGGTTAATCTGTCCGTTGAGATTCTGATCAAGATTTCCAATGCTCTGCATGTTGACCCGGCTGAGATCCTCGCCATGGAATCCACTGACGACAGTAGCCTCTCACGGGCAAAATTCTTACTTTCTGAATTATCTGAGCAGGATATAAAAAGAGCAATTGATCTGCTGGAAGCTCTGAAGAAACACGCAAACTAG